In a genomic window of Ktedonobacterales bacterium:
- a CDS encoding DUF3592 domain-containing protein, with translation MQGRTQQQNTSTRSKRNPAKIVGPIFLGLSLIPLGVGLFFLVDTLQFLSRATGAATGSIVSCPRPKSSSSACTPTVVFKTASGETITFTDSVNSSGFAVGQQQPIAYDPDHPQDARIASFLTLWFVPTLLLGLGGLFLLIGGVGTTIGFFLRR, from the coding sequence ATGCAAGGGCGCACACAACAACAAAACACATCCACCAGGAGCAAGAGAAACCCCGCAAAGATCGTTGGGCCGATCTTCCTCGGTCTCAGCCTGATTCCTCTAGGGGTCGGCCTCTTCTTTCTCGTTGATACCCTGCAATTTCTCAGTCGAGCCACTGGCGCTGCTACCGGCTCCATCGTCTCGTGCCCGCGCCCGAAAAGCAGTTCTTCCGCATGTACGCCAACGGTCGTCTTCAAGACAGCCAGCGGAGAGACGATCACATTCACCGATTCTGTCAACTCAAGCGGGTTTGCGGTTGGGCAGCAGCAGCCCATTGCCTATGATCCAGACCATCCCCAGGACGCCAGAATTGCGAGCTTTCTGACCCTCTGGTTTGTACCCACGCTCCTGCTGGGGTTGGGCGGTCTCTTCCTCCTCATTGGAGGGGTGGGAACCACCATCGGCTTCTTC